In Pyrus communis chromosome 1, drPyrComm1.1, whole genome shotgun sequence, the following are encoded in one genomic region:
- the LOC137736918 gene encoding auxin-responsive protein IAA2-like isoform X1 — protein sequence MDKLYNMICENNEEVVVRANKRGYVAAEDKKLELRLGPPGGEDRQSLLSLGCCNNNNNNNNIPHEAKRVCHEEKKEERKWLANSSSSDPAASASELTNSAAAPDSDQKSKSRIVNAPVVGWPPIRSSRKNLAIRSSSSSFANPAADSESPNETSKEGNGKSDSSTYSKHHMFVKINMEGVPIGRKINLKAYDSYEKLSFAIYELFQGLLAAQRVCCGVEKEDKKGETKSKAESLHGNGEYTLLYEDNEGDRMLVGDVPWNMFASTAKRLRVLKSSQPSTLQLSSGQHEKTPLDSTVEVGI from the exons ATGGATAAGTTGTATAATATGATTTGTGAGAATAATGAAGAAGTGGTTGTGAGAGCAAATAAGAGAGGGTATGTTGCAGCTGAAGACAAAAAGCTGGAGCTGAGGCTGGGTCCTCCTGGAGGAGAAGATCGTCAGTCACTTCTCTCCCTTGGTTgctgcaacaacaacaacaacaacaacaatattcCTCATGAAGCCAAAAGAGTCTGTCATgaggagaaaaaagaagagagaaagtgGTTGGCAAACAGTTCATCATCAGATCCTGCAGCTAGTGCTTCTGAACTTACGAATTCAGCTGCAGCTCCTGACTCTGATCAGAAAAG TAAAAGCAGAATTGTAAATGCTCCAGTTGTCGGGTGGCCTCCGATCCGTTCATCCAGGAAAAATCTTGCAAtcagatcatcatcatcaagctTCGCAAACCCGGCAGCTGATTCGGAGTCACCAAATGAAACTTCGAAGGAGGGAAATGGAAAATCTGATAGTTCTACTTATTCCAAGCACCACATGTTTGTAAAGATCAACATGGAAGGAGTTCCCATCGGAAGAAAAATTAACCTCAAAGCCTATGATAGTTATGAGAAACTCTCTTTTGCCATATATGAACTCTTTCAAGGTCTTCTTGCag CTCAAAGAGTTTGTTGTGGCGTGGAGAAAGAAGACAAGAAGGGAGAGACCAAATCAAAAGCTGAATCATTACATGGCAATGGGGAATATACTCTACTCTATGAGGATAATGAAGGGGACAGGATGCTTGTTGGTGATGTCCCATGGAA CATGTTTGCATCCACGGCAAAGAGGCTTCGGGTATTGAAGAGCTCACAGCCTTCCACTCTACAAC TTAGTAGCGGTCAGCATGAAAAGACACCACTTGATTCTACAGTGGAAGTTGGAATCTGA
- the LOC137736918 gene encoding auxin-responsive protein IAA28-like isoform X2, translating to MDKLYNMICENNEEVVVRANKRGYVAAEDKKLELRLGPPGGEDRQSLLSLGCCNNNNNNNNIPHEAKRVCHEEKKEERKWLANSSSSDPAASASELTNSAAAPDSDQKRIVNAPVVGWPPIRSSRKNLAIRSSSSSFANPAADSESPNETSKEGNGKSDSSTYSKHHMFVKINMEGVPIGRKINLKAYDSYEKLSFAIYELFQGLLAAQRVCCGVEKEDKKGETKSKAESLHGNGEYTLLYEDNEGDRMLVGDVPWNMFASTAKRLRVLKSSQPSTLQLSSGQHEKTPLDSTVEVGI from the exons ATGGATAAGTTGTATAATATGATTTGTGAGAATAATGAAGAAGTGGTTGTGAGAGCAAATAAGAGAGGGTATGTTGCAGCTGAAGACAAAAAGCTGGAGCTGAGGCTGGGTCCTCCTGGAGGAGAAGATCGTCAGTCACTTCTCTCCCTTGGTTgctgcaacaacaacaacaacaacaacaatattcCTCATGAAGCCAAAAGAGTCTGTCATgaggagaaaaaagaagagagaaagtgGTTGGCAAACAGTTCATCATCAGATCCTGCAGCTAGTGCTTCTGAACTTACGAATTCAGCTGCAGCTCCTGACTCTGATCAGAAAAG AATTGTAAATGCTCCAGTTGTCGGGTGGCCTCCGATCCGTTCATCCAGGAAAAATCTTGCAAtcagatcatcatcatcaagctTCGCAAACCCGGCAGCTGATTCGGAGTCACCAAATGAAACTTCGAAGGAGGGAAATGGAAAATCTGATAGTTCTACTTATTCCAAGCACCACATGTTTGTAAAGATCAACATGGAAGGAGTTCCCATCGGAAGAAAAATTAACCTCAAAGCCTATGATAGTTATGAGAAACTCTCTTTTGCCATATATGAACTCTTTCAAGGTCTTCTTGCag CTCAAAGAGTTTGTTGTGGCGTGGAGAAAGAAGACAAGAAGGGAGAGACCAAATCAAAAGCTGAATCATTACATGGCAATGGGGAATATACTCTACTCTATGAGGATAATGAAGGGGACAGGATGCTTGTTGGTGATGTCCCATGGAA CATGTTTGCATCCACGGCAAAGAGGCTTCGGGTATTGAAGAGCTCACAGCCTTCCACTCTACAAC TTAGTAGCGGTCAGCATGAAAAGACACCACTTGATTCTACAGTGGAAGTTGGAATCTGA
- the LOC137736918 gene encoding auxin-responsive protein IAA28-like isoform X3 encodes MDKLYNMICENNEEVVVRANKRGYVAAEDKKLELRLGPPGGEDRQSLLSLGCCNNNNNNNNIPHEAKRVCHEEKKEERKWLANSSSSDPAASASELTNSAAAPDSDQKSKSRIVNAPVVGWPPIRSSRKNLAIRSSSSSFANPAADSESPNETSKEGNGKSDSSTYSKHHMFVKINMEGVPIGRKINLKAYDSYEKLSFAIYELFQAQRVCCGVEKEDKKGETKSKAESLHGNGEYTLLYEDNEGDRMLVGDVPWNMFASTAKRLRVLKSSQPSTLQLSSGQHEKTPLDSTVEVGI; translated from the exons ATGGATAAGTTGTATAATATGATTTGTGAGAATAATGAAGAAGTGGTTGTGAGAGCAAATAAGAGAGGGTATGTTGCAGCTGAAGACAAAAAGCTGGAGCTGAGGCTGGGTCCTCCTGGAGGAGAAGATCGTCAGTCACTTCTCTCCCTTGGTTgctgcaacaacaacaacaacaacaacaatattcCTCATGAAGCCAAAAGAGTCTGTCATgaggagaaaaaagaagagagaaagtgGTTGGCAAACAGTTCATCATCAGATCCTGCAGCTAGTGCTTCTGAACTTACGAATTCAGCTGCAGCTCCTGACTCTGATCAGAAAAG TAAAAGCAGAATTGTAAATGCTCCAGTTGTCGGGTGGCCTCCGATCCGTTCATCCAGGAAAAATCTTGCAAtcagatcatcatcatcaagctTCGCAAACCCGGCAGCTGATTCGGAGTCACCAAATGAAACTTCGAAGGAGGGAAATGGAAAATCTGATAGTTCTACTTATTCCAAGCACCACATGTTTGTAAAGATCAACATGGAAGGAGTTCCCATCGGAAGAAAAATTAACCTCAAAGCCTATGATAGTTATGAGAAACTCTCTTTTGCCATATATGAACTCTTTCAAG CTCAAAGAGTTTGTTGTGGCGTGGAGAAAGAAGACAAGAAGGGAGAGACCAAATCAAAAGCTGAATCATTACATGGCAATGGGGAATATACTCTACTCTATGAGGATAATGAAGGGGACAGGATGCTTGTTGGTGATGTCCCATGGAA CATGTTTGCATCCACGGCAAAGAGGCTTCGGGTATTGAAGAGCTCACAGCCTTCCACTCTACAAC TTAGTAGCGGTCAGCATGAAAAGACACCACTTGATTCTACAGTGGAAGTTGGAATCTGA